The Mustela nigripes isolate SB6536 chromosome 6, MUSNIG.SB6536, whole genome shotgun sequence DNA window ATTCCTACCTCTGGCCCCCCAGGCCGGAGCGGCCCAGCCCCTACCTTGAGTGCAGGCAGGGGGTGTTGGGCGGGGGTGACCGCTGAATCCCGAACCTAAGCGGCCACACTAGGAGCTCCAGTGCCCAGAAAGTAGACCCCCGAGGCCCTCCACAAAATGAGGATGGGTTTCCCCTTTGGAAATACTCTCTGAACCTCAGAAACATGGTTAGCTGGGGAAATGGCTGGCTTAAGCGTCTTGAAGAAGCAGTGGGAATCAGGAAAACCTACATTGAACTTGGCCATGGAGGCAGGGAGATTCCTTCTGACTCGGCTTTGCTCTAGATCCTGGCATGCCCCCAAAGCAGAAGGGCCCTTGGGAGCCCATGGCACACAGGTCTGGGCACTGGGGGAATCGGAAGGCAGAAAGCAACACTAGGAGGTGCCCCAGGATTGCACCGTTCTccgagttggggtggggggtgtcattGGTGGACCCTATCCCTGACTCAGGGCCATTTGTGGTTTGCCCCGCCCAGCTTAGCGAACCGTGTTTGCCATTTTGGCTTTCTGGGCCATTTCTGAAAATCACTCTGTTTCCCCGCCTTTAGCTCATTGTTGAATAGAAAGTTCCTGCGCTTCAGATGATAAGCGGGCCTAAAGGAGATCCTTACACAGCAGTGCTGGCCCGGTTGGTGCGCCAATGGTATCGCATGGGCTGGGCACTGCCTGGCTTCTGGGGTCGTCAGTGGCCTCCCTAGAAGGACAGTAGCCAGGACAGCGAGTGAGCCTGCTGGTGATGGCAGCGGTTGGCCTTTCTTAAGTCTCATGAATTTGGAATATGCAGGGAAGAGTTTCAtgatctgttttaaaataaagagacattttAGATCGACCACAAACCTCACACACAGAGGTTGACCCTTTTTATGCTGAAAAGCGTGGGCTGGGAAGTgcctttaggtcatgatcctgcctTTTCTCATGCagacagagagattttttttcccctagcagCACTGCTTGCTCTTAGGGAAGAGGGAGAACCTGGcaaggggcagggaagcaggggcTGCACTGGCCTGGTCAGCTGAGGCAGCAGGTGGCTGCATTCCTGgcccagccaccccccccccccccacccctccaatgCAGTTCCAGTCCCCATCTTCCCAGGACTCGGTGGCTTAGAGCCCTGCCTTCTCTTTTCTCAGGTATCTGAAAGCAGGGCTTGTCCAGTGAGTAGATTAGAAAAGGATATGCCAACTTGTTCCCATACTTGAAAGCCCGAGAAAGCCTTGCTGTGAAGAGAACAAACAGAACCTGTTTGGTGGCTTGTCATTTCAATGACAACACGAACCTTTCACAGGTGAGCGTTCCTCACacacctccccttcctcctacccctcccccaccaggcagGCAGCAGGGGGTCACAGGCCAGAGCAGAGGAAAAACACAGCAAACCAGCTCCGAGCCTTCAGGGAACACCAGGGTTTGATGACAAACATTTAAGATCTCAAGGGACAGCTGAGGGAGAGAAATGTATTAAACCTTTTCCAGGTGGTCAAAAACACTCCTAGGGAAACAATGCCTCATTCTGCTGCCTCCATTAGGGACCCGGCCCAGCAGGGACGCCTTTCTCGATAAGAGtgtattgttttcatatttatcttatttctctCTACGTTCCTCTTGAATAAACATCAAGAACTGATTTCTTAGATCACCTGTATCAAAAACATCCCCACCAAATCCTCCGAAGGGTCAAAGGCCTCATAGCCAGAGCTGTGGGAATTTAAGGAAGAGAAtacctttctgatttctttaccAATAAAAAGGCCAATCCTGAGGGTCTCCTGAGGCCTCACTTATCAACTCCACTAACCTCTTCATGAAAATGGGGAGCTGATCTTAGGAGCCCCCCACGAGGAATTTTGTGTGAAGAATCCTATACTGCCCATGCCTGTGTGTGCTGCgcagggaaggaagagcaggagCGGGCTCAGGCCCGAACCCCGCCGTGTGTACCTCGACAGACTCAGGACACCCCCTGTCTTTCTCCTCAACGGGTCTTGAAAGAGAACAATGCCAGCTGGGGGACAAGAGCAGAGATCAGACTTTCTCCCAGTTTGGGCAGATTAGGGAGCACagtggagcagggaggaggagggacggGAACAGACATGGCTGCTCTAGTATCTGTGAAGTAGTGCTGTGCGTGCATGTTACTGTGGAATCCACAGAGCAGTACTGTGTGCGGATTGTTACTCTGGTATCTGCAAAGCAGCTGATACCTGTGTTGGATTGTTTCTCTGGAATCCACAAGTAGTACTGTGTGTGGTTTGTTGCTCTGGAGTCCATGAAGTAGTACTGTGTGCAGATTGTTACTCTGGTATCTGTGAAGTGTTAATATGTGTGGATTATTTCTCTGGAATCTGGTAAGTAGTGCTGTGTGGGGCTTCTTACTGTGGTATCCATGAAGTAGTACTGTGTGTGGATTGTTACTCTGGAATCCATGAAGTAGTGCTGTGTGTGGAGTGTTTCTCTGGAATCTGTGATGTAGTGCTGTGTGTAGATCGTCACTCTGCTATTGAAATAGTACTATGTGCAGATTGTTTCTCTGGAGTCTGTGAAGAAGTACTGTGTACATATTGTTACTCTGGTATCCACGAAGTAGTACTGTGTGTGGATTGTTACTTTGGTATCTGCAAAGTAGTACTGTGTGCAGATTGTTTCTCTGGAATCTGTGAAGTAGTACTATGTGTGGATTGTGACTCTGGAATCCACAAAGTAGTACTGTGTATGGATTGTTGCTGTGGTATCTGCGAAGTAGTACTGTGTGCGGAGGAGACTTCAGTGGCATGTGTACATACCTTCCGAAAAGCAGGAAATCTTTCCcaccatttttaagtattaagATAAAGAGTTTCATAAAAACGGAATGTGATTTACAGgtatcattttgaaaagaaaaaaaaaaaaaaaacatgggcaCTGGagattaatcttttcttttcattacaatTTTGCTTTGAAATGTGATCCTTAGCGTTCCCTTGAAGATGAGCCTTTGTGAATGTCCTATCACATAGTTATGACAAGGGAACTAATGCCTCACTGCAAACTAGAggttaatttaatttcatttatttgagcagggtgaggggcagagggagaaacaaagactccccgctgagcagggagaccgatgtggggctccatcccaggacctcaggatcacgacccgagctaaagacaggtgcttaaccgactgagccatccaggggctccCAAACTAGATGATTTTATTAACATGAAACGTATACAGGTTACAGCATTAATAGCTATCATTTGAATCTTGTACAAAACACATGCCTTTAATTACTAGGGTTTGGGGCACAAGAAATGGCCAGAGTAATAGCCAgtataattatgaataaatataagGGAAGGATAtaaccatttaaaagaaaataattgggtgcaagtataaaatgcaaaaacaaagctGTTTCTACTTAAGACAAatctctaaatttatttttcaaaaccgTCATCATGAGAACAATATACCTAGAGTCATGTTGACCTTAATCACAGTGAAGTCATAGGATAGCATACAAGAGATAATTCtcatatttaaaagatatttaaaatgttagccATAAAAAGACCATTAAAAGACCCTCTTTTAAAACACTATATGGCATCTCTCCTTATGAAAGGGTAATATAGCCCTCAAGAATTCTTCAAACAAAATCCAACATAAATAGGAACacaataaaaactattttgaaaaccTGTAAAATCAAAGCACCTATTTAAATTAAGACCATCAAGAATCTATAAGATTATTTTAGGAGGACATGGGCTGGATGAGACACTAAATACTGTAGTTCTAAGGAAACATTGACAATCAATTTATGTAACTTACAAGGCAAATTGAACACTACGAAAGATGTCCTTTACGacacatttaaaagttttaatttaaataatactcAACAGGAGGCAACCAAGTCTGTGACACTCACTGAGACATAATAACAAAAGGGCGTGACTTGCAGTTGGGGCCCTTCCCAGTCTATTTTTAGAGGCTTAAGACTCCAGCCTTAAATAGTTTTAATAATAACATGCTTGTGGCTACAACTCAGCATGTAACACACAGTCTGGGAGAAAAGCAGTCCTCAAGAACTGTGGAACCTAGCTTGCTGGGGTTTCGTTCCCCTTTAAAACTAAACCTGAGATCGTGCTCACAGAACACGAGGGATCTCAAGAATGTTTTCGTTTCCTTCTGTTCACTAGCTACCTTGCAACACGCACAAGTAAAATTGGGTGATAAATTGAAATCAGGTTAAAATTAAGGGATACATCCTTAAAAAtgttcttcacttaaaaaaaaaaaaaaaaagaactatcttgCTTCTCTGGAAGCCTACTTGAAATATTACCTTCCCTGGGTACAGAGCGACCCATGGGTGAGTAAGAAGCACTCTGATTAAGGAGATGATTGAGATGTGTCCTTAAAGGTTCCAGTCTCTCTCCCATTGTAGCTGGGATGGCTGCGTCCATCGAGAGAGTAGGAAGGGCACTTACCTTACATCCTCTAGTTACTTGATAGGGTCTTGAAGCGTTGGTGGATGTGGACTCACGAAGATATGCGCGTGTGAACACAAGTTTCCATAAACACACATTACAGACAGGTATATACACCATACACGCTCACCCACATATCTCCCAGTGACAAAGCCCCCATAGTCTGATGGGACTTACTGAAAATTACCACCTTTTCCAAATCCGGCCTTCCCATTCCGTTCCTGTAACTCAAAATTACATATTCTGAAGGATTCATTtcaatattcaatttttaaaaaatccaaagcaaCACATGGGTAAACCAAATTATAGCCAGAAACAAAGGCACATCTAGGGCCAACACACCAACATTTAcccctgagaaacaaacagaaaaaccaaggGAGATGCTCTGAGATGTTATAAAGATTGAACgggcatttctgttttattttctcagaaaaggAAGAGGCAATCCCTTTCATGGATAACTAAATGTAAGAGATCTAAATGTCTTGGGTGTCCCCTCCTTGGGAGAAGTCTAGATGAGAGACTGAAAAGTAAACAGATCAGATCCAATCCCCTTCCTtctaaattcaaaaaaaaagaaaaaaaaaagatatggcatTTAGGGTTTTCAGGGCTCGTCTTTGAActccaagaaaaaggaagacaagatAGGAGGCCGGACTCTCCCAGAAGGATCGCCCTGCTCGGACTTGGCAGCGGAGTCGGGCACACTTCCTGTCCCCACTCCCTCCGCCTGGACTGTGGAGTCCTGGCACCTGTCATCTCTTGTCCTCCACAGGGCACAGCCCTGGGACCGTGGCCACTGCTCCTCATGCGGGCACATCTGTTGTTAGGCCACATGGGCCTGGCCATCCTgcctctccagccccaccccaccctccatcACAAGTTCTCCTTCAGAAGGCCAAGCTTGCGCAGGGCCTCCCGGCGGGCCTCCTCCGTGGAGCCGCGACCAGAGAACTGGACAGTGATACCCTGGGGCCTAAACCCAACAGCCCTGGGCAGCGACCCTGACCGCTTCCTGGCATCCTGGCTGCAGTCCGGCTGCCGGTGCTCGTAAAGGCTCCTGCTGGCATTCTGCCGTGCAAGTTTGCCGGCCAGTGCCGGGTCTGGACGGAAGGTgacagttttccccattgagacgAAGGCACTGGGCTCACTCTTCAGGACGTCGTGGATGCTCTGGAAGCCATTGGCCAATGGCGGGCACTGTTCCGTCTGCACGCCTCTGGACTGCAGAGTGCCGGTGTGGCTGCCCGCCCGTGTGGACGCGGCATCGTGGATGGGGCCTGGCTTGCTCTGGCCACGCGTCCCTAGCTCGGCAACCTCAGCCTTGGGGGCCCGGTCTTCCACCTCCCCCGCGGCCAGGAAAGAGACGCCATTGATGTTGGCCAAGACCCGGGCCTTCCGCTCCTGCACGTTGACAGCTGCTTTGGAGATGGTCTTGTTGAACTCCTTCCCCGCGCTGTTGGTCACGCTGATGTTGCTTGGGAAGCGGTGGATCTTGGGCGCGGGCTGGGCTGTGTGTTTGTGCCACAGGAAAGTGTCCCCATGCCGAGGGGCCCCCGAAGGCAGTGTCCTCCAGTCCCCTGGCTTGCTCTCCTTGGAGGGGGACACAGGTGGAAACCCTTCATTCCCTGCCACCTTCTCAGACATTTTCTGAGCGATTACCAGGGGAGTGGGAACGGAGCGGGGCAGTTTGGGGTGCTCTG harbors:
- the PROSER2 gene encoding proline and serine-rich protein 2 — protein: MPVNRQQSDSSEMDSDVSPSCGLSDLSRGGSLDSRSSSSRSRSLTLDDESLKYLTHEEKDVILFFEETIDSLGDDFEEQVLCDGHSPGSLEERASGHSEPGEVIDLVQPAPEAGEPECLAAGTAAAGTGPVGKEDIPVLEGRKPEAGDPPLPGPAAPEAPPVPPSPPVATAAAPPRKELLAPAPPSEHPKLPRSVPTPLVIAQKMSEKVAGNEGFPPVSPSKESKPGDWRTLPSGAPRHGDTFLWHKHTAQPAPKIHRFPSNISVTNSAGKEFNKTISKAAVNVQERKARVLANINGVSFLAAGEVEDRAPKAEVAELGTRGQSKPGPIHDAASTRAGSHTGTLQSRGVQTEQCPPLANGFQSIHDVLKSEPSAFVSMGKTVTFRPDPALAGKLARQNASRSLYEHRQPDCSQDARKRSGSLPRAVGFRPQGITVQFSGRGSTEEARREALRKLGLLKENL